Within the Paracoccus everestensis genome, the region CCGCTTGTCGGACGCGTTGCACGCGGCACTGACCCAACGATTTGTGGACCGGCGCACATCCGTGCTGCTGCGCCGGCTCAAGCAGAAGGAGAGCCTTGTGGCCGAAGTGAACGACAAGGGCGAAGTGACGGTCGAAGGCGAATTCGCCGGCCGTCTGGACGGTTTCCGTTTTCGCCCCGACCAGACCGGATCGGCGGACGAGGCCCGGATGCTGAACCGCGCCAGCTACGAGGCGCTGCGCCCCGAGTTCCACCTGCGGGCCGACCGCTTCTATAACGCGCCGGACCCCGAGCTTGATTATACCGAGCAAGGCGGTCTGATGTGGGGCAGTGCCGCCATCGGCAAGCTGGTGCGCGGTTCTGATGCCCTGCATCCGGGCGTCGAGGTCTTCGTGGACGAGGAGGCAGGGTCCGAGATCGCCGACAAGGTCAAGCGCCGCCTGCAGCATTTCATCGACCGCAAGATTGCCGCGCTGTTCGAACCCCTGCTGACGCTGCAGAAAGACGAGGCGCTGACCGGCCTTGCGCGCGGCTTTGCCTTTCGCTTGGTGGAATCCCTGGGCATCCTGCCGCGCGACGGCGTGGCGCACGAGGTCAAGGAACTGGATCAGGACGCGCGCGGCGCGCTGCGCAAGCACGGCGTCCGCTTTGGCCAGTTCACGATCTTCATGCCCGCGCTGCTGAAGCCCGCGCCAACCCGGCTTCGGCTGGTGTTGTGGTCGCTGGCCGAAGGTCTGGACACCTTCCCGGAAAGCCCGCCCCCCGGCCTGGTGACGATCCCGCATATCGCCGAGGTGCCGGAACAGCATTACACGCTGTCGGGATACCGACCGGCAGGCGAGCGTGCCATCCGCATCGATATGCTGGAACGGCTGGCCGACCTGCTGCGCACCCAGGAAACGCGCGCCGGGTTCGAGGCCAATCCCGATATGCTGTCGATCACGGGCATGACGCTGGAACAGTTTTCGCGCCTGATGGAAGGCCTAGGCTATGCTGCCGAAAAAGGTGAGCGGGCCAAGGTCAAGGCCGCCGAGGCGCCCGTCGTGTTGCCCGTGCCCGAGGGCGAGGCATCCGACGCCCCGCTGACCGAGGAGGAAAGCGTCCTCGCCGCTGAAACCCGCGCCCGCTGGGAAGCCGAGCAGGCCGAGAAACGCCGTGCCGAGGCCGAGGCCGCGGGCGAGGTGGTCGAGGAACCGGCCCCTGAAATGGAGGTGTTCTATACCTTCCGCTGGGCGCCCAAGCCCCGTCCGAACCGCCGTCCGCAGGGAGAGGGCCAAGGCCGCCGCAACGGCCCGCGCCGCGACGCGGCCCCGCAGGACGCGCCGCGCGAGCCTCGCGCCGAACGCCAGGACCGTGGTCAAGGCGAACGCCCGGCCCAGGGCGAGCGTCCCGACCGGCCCGAAGGCGGTCGTCCGAACCGGGAACATCGTGAAAAGCGCGATTACGGCGATGGTGGCAAGCCGCGCGGCAAGGACAACTTCAAGAAGGGCGGGGGCAAGCCGCAGCACAACAAGCCTGCGACCTTCTCGTCCCGGCCTGAAAAGAAGGCTGATCCTGATAGCCCCTTTGCGATCCTTGCGGCCTTGAAGGACAAGAAGTGACGGAAGGCCCGGACGGGCTTCGTCTGGACAAGTGGTTGTTTTTCGCGCGGGTCTTCAAGTCCCGCGCGATTGCCGTCGAACGGATCGAGGGGGGCGGAATCCGTGTGAACGACCAGCCCTGCAACAAGCCGGGCAAGCTGGTGCGGCCTGGCGACCGGATTGTTGTCTCTGCCTTCGGCCAGGTGCGTGTTCTGGAAATCACCGCGCTTGGACAGCGGCGCGGCCCTGCCGCCGAGGCCCAGGGCCTGTATCACGACCTGGACGCAACGGCCTGACCATCCTTGTTCGGTTCTGCGGCTGAAGTGATGCGCAGGAAAGACTTTTGGCCCTTGAAGCCTATAGGGAACCGCAGTCTTTTCCAAAGCTGCGGCCTTGAATGATCGGATGCCGGGGCGTAACTAGCCTTCGGACGGAATGGAGCCTGCAATGACCTATGTCGTGACCGATAATTGCATCATGTGCAAATACACCGACTGTGTCGAGGTCTGCCCCGTGGATTGCTTCTACGAGGGCGAGAACACGCTGGTCATCCATCCCGACGAATGCATCGACTGCGGCGTGTGCGAACCCGAATGCCCCGCAGATGCAATCCGCCCCGATACCGAACCGGCGATGGACGAATGGGTCGAGTTCAACCGGAAATATTCGGAAATCTGGCCGGTCATCACGCAGAAGAAAGAACCCCTGCCCACTGCCACTGAAATGGACGGGGTGCCGGGCAAGCTGGCGAAATATTTCTCCGAAGCTCCTGGCGAAAGCGACTGATTATCGCGATTCGGAGCATCCGGCAGGGCCGGAATGTTGTCAGCTATTCGATAGCCTATTGAATCCGAAAGTTTCTTTCTGTTTTCACCATGAATGAAATACGTTCCACAGGATGCTTTTTTTAGCGCCTTGTTTGTGATATGTTCAGCAAACATTCGCATCTGATGGGAGTCAGAGGCCCAGACGATGTGCGCCCCGAACTGTCGATCCCTTGCCTTCTGCCAGGCAGGGATAACATCCTGATCAATACACAGACCGAAGGTGGCATATGCCGCTTTCGGTTCTTTGTGTCCTTCTAAAGACACTATCCAGAGGAAGCCAGATGTCCAAGACCAAGAAAAACGAATTCCGTCCTGACGATTTTGTTGTCTATCCTGCCCATGGCGTCGGCCGCATCGTGTCGATCGACGAACAGGAAGTTGCTGGCCTGCGGCTGGAGATGTTTGTGATTTCCTTTGAAAAGGACAAGATGACCCTGCGGGTTCCGACCGCCCGTGCGTCCGAAATCGGTATGCGCAGCTTGTCAACGCCCGACCTGATCGACCGCGCCCTGGAAACCCTGAAGGGCAAGGCCCGGGTCAAGCGCGCCATGTGGTCGCGCCGTGCGCAGGAATACGACCAGAAGATCAATTCGGGCGACCTGATGTCGATTGCCGAGGTCGTGCGCGACCTGCACCGCAACGACGATCAGCGCGAACAGTCCTATTCCGAACGCCAGCTTTACGAAGCCGCCCTGGATCGGCTGACCCGTGAAGTTGCGGCAGTCAACGGCTTGGACGAAGGCACCGCCCAGAAGCGGGTCGAGGAAGTCCTGCTGTCCCGCGCCGCCTGAGCAGGCCTTGACGATGCGACAAGGGCGGCCATTGGGCCGCCTTTTTGCTGCCCGATTGCCGTCCCCTGCAATCCCGGCTAATTTTGCCGCATCCAGCGAGGTCGATGTGACAGAAACCCTTTCCTTTGCCGTGGAATCACCTCTCGCTGACGACCTGGCCATGATGTTTGGGCGTCACACGGTAGAAATGCACGCCGATACCCCGCCCGAATCCATTCACATGATGCCGCGCGAAACGCTGGTCTCGCCTGACATCGACTTTTTCGTGCTGCGCCGGGCAGGCGTGCCGGTCGGAATGGCCGCACTGAAACGACTTGACTCGACGCATGGCGAAATCAAGTCCATGCACGTCTTGACCGAAGCGCGGGGGGCTGGCCTGTCGCGGCTGATGCTGGACCGTCTGATCGGTCATGCGCGCAGGTCCGGCTTGGCGCATCTGTCGCTGGAAACCGGCGCCCAGCCCAGTTTTGCTGCCGCGCGCGGGCTGTATGGACAGGGCGGTTTCGTCGAATGCCCGCCCTTCGGGACTTATCGTCCCGATCCCAACAGCGTCTTCATGACCCTTGCGCTGTGACTTGCACATCGGCCCGCGATCCCGCAAAACTGCCCTGAAGGTCCCGTAGCTCAACTGGATAGAGCAAGTGACTTCTAATCACTAGGTTGGGCGTTCGAGTCGTCCCGGGATCGCCACTACTTCTTCGCATTGCCTGCTGTATCCCCCTCAAACGGGGGCATACGTTTGTGGCCACGGCACAGGCGTACCACCCTTCCGATCGACGAAAGGATCCGGCCCTCAATTGCGGGGTGAATCGCCATGATGTTCGCGCATCTGCTCGATGTCGCCCAAGCTGCCCGGATGGGGTTTGCGGCGCGCCTTGTTCCAAAGCCATGTCGCGGCCCATAGCACCACCCCCAAGCCCAGCAGCCAGCCTGCGATGCGGTATTGGTCCATCTGTGCCGCGCTGCGCGCCCATGGTCCCACCAGAAAGGCGCAGGTCACGGCGCCGATCCATGGCGTGATCCAGGGCGCGCGAAAATGGTCACGCCCGGACGGCTGGCGGCGCAGCACGATCAGCGAGATGTTGACGACGGTGAACACGCACAGCAGCAGCAGCGATGTCGTGCCGCCCAGAAGACTGACGGCAGGCAGGTCCGAACGCGTCACCACGAACCAGATCAGCCCAAAGGCCAGAGCGGTCGTGAACAGGATCGCCACCCAGGGCGTGCGCCGCTGCCGATGGACCAGCCCCAACCCGTGCGGCAGCACCCCCTGGCGCGCAAGGCCATAGATCAGACGGCTGGCCATCATCATGTTGATCAGCGCCGAATTGGCCACCGCGAACATCCCGATGAACGGGAAGATAGTGTCAAAGGGCAGGTTCGGAGCGCCTGCGCGGACCACCTGGGTCAGGGCCGACCCAAGTTCGGGATTCGATAAATCGCCCACCGGCACCAGGGCCACCGCGCAGATCGACACAAGGACATAGATCACCCCGGTGATCGCCAGCCCGGTCAGCATGATGCGGGGGAAGATGCGGACGGGATCCTTGACCTCCTCGGCCATGTTGACCGAATCCTCGAAGCCCACCATGGCGAAGAAGGCAAGGGCGGTCGCTGCGGTCAGGGACAGGAAGGCGCCCTTTTCCTCGGACGACTGAAAGACCATCACTTCGGAAAAATCGGCGCGGCCCTGGGCCATGGCGTAGAACCCCACGAAGATGATCATCAACAACCCGGTCAGTTCGACGCAGGTCAGGATGACGTTCGCCTTGACGCTTTCGCCCACCCCGCGCAGGTTGATCGCCGCGACAAGGGCCATGAAGCCTAACGCGATCAGCAGGATCCCCGCGCCTCCCTTCTGGAAGCCCAGGCCGAAGCCGTCGTTCAGGAACCCCGCGAAGGCATTCGATGCAGTCGAGGCCGAGGTAATCCCTGAACACATCACGGTAAAGGCCACGAGGAAGGTCAGGAAATGAACGCCGAATGCGCGATGGGCATAAAGCGCTGCGCCCGCGGCCTGGGGAAAGCGGGTCACCAGTTCAAGATAGGACAGGGCGGTGATGGTGGCGACCAGGAACGCGATCAGGAAAGGCGCCCAGGCAGCACCCCCCACCTCGGCCGCGACGGTGCCGGTCAGGGCATAAACACCGGTTCCCAGGATGTCGCCGACAATGAACAGCAACAACAGCTTTGGACCCATGACCCGGTGCAGTTCGGGCTGATGCGGCGCGGCAGCTGCCCCGGCTTGAAGTGCGTCTTGCATATCCCACCTCCCTTGACATCACGTTAATGTCAAAGTTGATCCTCCGGTTGCGCCGCGGCAAGCGGAATCGCGCAAGGCTCAGGCCGGGCGCACCAGTTCGGACCCTCGCGCCCGCAGGCTGTCGGTCAGGAAAGCAATCACCGCGCGTTCCCGGCGCATCGTCCGCACGTCGCGGTGACAGGTCAGCCAATAGCTGCGGTTCAAGGTGATTTCGTCGGGAAGGACGATCCGCAATTCAGGATATTTCGACGCGATGTAATGGGGCAGAACAGCAATCCCAAGATGGTTCCGAGACGCTGCCAACTGATTGAATACACTGGAACTCTTGATGGACGCGCGAATTCCCGGCAAGACTTCGTTCAGGTAGTCCAGGCCGGGGGCAAAGATCATTTCCTCGATATAGCCGATGATGCGGTGGCGGCGCAGATCCTCTCGGCTGGCGATGGGGGGGTTGGTGGCCAGATAGGCGGCGGTCGCGTAAAGATGCAGGGTGTAATTGGCCATCCGTTCGGACCGATATGGCCCGCTGGAAATCGGATCCAGCGTCACCGACATATCCGCCTCGCGCCGAGACAAGGACAGGATCTGCGGCATGGTGATCAGCTCCAGCGAGATCAGCGGGAACTGTGCGATGAAATCGGGCCACAGATGCTGGGAAAACAGGCTGGCAAAGCCTTCGGGCACGGCCAGCCGCAGCGGCCCGGCCTGGCGGGATGCGGCGCCCTGATCGACGGGAATCTGGTCGGCTGCTTCCTCCATCCGCTCGGCGGTTTCCACAAGCCGGCGGCCGGCGGGGGTCGGTTCGTATCCTCGCGGGTTGCGCTCGAACAGCCGGGTGTTCAGCGCCTGTTCAAGACGGTCGATCCGTCGCGACACGGTGACGTGCGACGTGCCCAACAGCCGCGCGGCCCGCGACAACTGGCCTTCGCGCGCGACGGCAAGGAAGAACTGGAGATCATCCCAGCTAAGCGTCATTGTTCAAATTTGTTCATAACCTGAACGAAATTAGACTGCATTGAACGCTTGTGTCAAAGTGACTTTGAGGTCATCCTTTCGTCGAACGAAGGCTGGTGGAGAGGCCTTCGTCATTATGGACAGGACATCATCCCAAGCCGCGGCACGAACCGCAGCATTGATGGATCATGCCCAAGGGAGGTTGAATGCGTAAACTCTTGTTGTCGGCCGCGTCTGTCGGCCTGATTGCCGCACCTGCCGTGGCCGAGATATCGGACGGCACCGTCAAGATCGGCATTCTGAACGACCAATCCGGCGTTTATTCCGACTTTGGCGGTAAGAATTCCTATGAAGCCGCCCTGATGGCGGTCGAGGATTTCGGCGGCAAGGTTCTGGACGCGCCGATCGAGGTCGTGACTGCCGACCACCAGAACAAGGCCGACATCGCGTCGAACATCGCGCGCCAGTGGTATGACACCGAACAGGTGGACAGCATCATGGAGCTGACCACTTCTTCGGTGGCGCTCGCCGTTCAGGCTTTGTCCACCGAGAAACAGAAGATCACCATGACCACGGGGGCTGCAACGACCGAGCTGACCGGCGCGCAATGTTCGCCCTATGGTTTCCACTGGGCTTATGACACCCACGCCTTGGCCGTGGGCACGGGCGGCGCCCTGGTGCAGGAAGGCGGGGACAGCTGGTTCTTCTTGACCGCCGATTACGCCTTTGGCTATTCGTTGGAAGAACAGACCAGTGCCTTTGTCACGGAAAAAGGCGGCACGATTGCCGGTTCCGTCCGGCATCCGCTGGCGTCCACCGATTTCTCGTCCTTCCTGTTGCAGGCGCAGGCGTCCGGGGCAAAGGTCATCGGTCTGGCCAATGCAGGTGCCGACACGCAGAACGCCATTAAGCAGGCCG harbors:
- a CDS encoding helicase-related protein is translated as MTVHERGRVTAILGPTNTGKTHYAIERMLAHRTGVIGLPLRLLAREVYDRIVKARGPSVVALVTGEERIVPERVQYWVATTEAMPEIGADFVAIDEIQLCADPERGHVFTDRLLRMRGLHETLLLGSDTMRPAIAALIPGVQFQRRDRLSQLSWSGSKKLSRMPPRSAIVGFSVDDVYAMAELIRRQKGGCAVVMGALSPRTRNAQVAMYQAGEVDYLVATDAIGMGLNLDIRHVAFSATHKFDGRRVRPLFPHEIGQIAGRAGRHTESGTFGVTGEAEILDEGLIDAIENHRFAPIQRLTWRNTDLQFGTMDRLVESLESPSGHALLGRGRDADDVQALKTLREFPEIRDRVGGGKDVRLLWDVCRVPDFRGISPAEHTTLLARIFGFLQDGAIPSDWLANAIKRIDLTQGDIDALSKRLAYIRTWTYVAQRSGWVQDESHWRGETRAVEDRLSDALHAALTQRFVDRRTSVLLRRLKQKESLVAEVNDKGEVTVEGEFAGRLDGFRFRPDQTGSADEARMLNRASYEALRPEFHLRADRFYNAPDPELDYTEQGGLMWGSAAIGKLVRGSDALHPGVEVFVDEEAGSEIADKVKRRLQHFIDRKIAALFEPLLTLQKDEALTGLARGFAFRLVESLGILPRDGVAHEVKELDQDARGALRKHGVRFGQFTIFMPALLKPAPTRLRLVLWSLAEGLDTFPESPPPGLVTIPHIAEVPEQHYTLSGYRPAGERAIRIDMLERLADLLRTQETRAGFEANPDMLSITGMTLEQFSRLMEGLGYAAEKGERAKVKAAEAPVVLPVPEGEASDAPLTEEESVLAAETRARWEAEQAEKRRAEAEAAGEVVEEPAPEMEVFYTFRWAPKPRPNRRPQGEGQGRRNGPRRDAAPQDAPREPRAERQDRGQGERPAQGERPDRPEGGRPNREHREKRDYGDGGKPRGKDNFKKGGGKPQHNKPATFSSRPEKKADPDSPFAILAALKDKK
- the fdxA gene encoding ferredoxin FdxA encodes the protein MTYVVTDNCIMCKYTDCVEVCPVDCFYEGENTLVIHPDECIDCGVCEPECPADAIRPDTEPAMDEWVEFNRKYSEIWPVITQKKEPLPTATEMDGVPGKLAKYFSEAPGESD
- a CDS encoding RNA-binding S4 domain-containing protein, producing MTEGPDGLRLDKWLFFARVFKSRAIAVERIEGGGIRVNDQPCNKPGKLVRPGDRIVVSAFGQVRVLEITALGQRRGPAAEAQGLYHDLDATA
- a CDS encoding GNAT family N-acetyltransferase; the encoded protein is MMFGRHTVEMHADTPPESIHMMPRETLVSPDIDFFVLRRAGVPVGMAALKRLDSTHGEIKSMHVLTEARGAGLSRLMLDRLIGHARRSGLAHLSLETGAQPSFAAARGLYGQGGFVECPPFGTYRPDPNSVFMTLAL
- a CDS encoding ABC transporter substrate-binding protein, which gives rise to MRKLLLSAASVGLIAAPAVAEISDGTVKIGILNDQSGVYSDFGGKNSYEAALMAVEDFGGKVLDAPIEVVTADHQNKADIASNIARQWYDTEQVDSIMELTTSSVALAVQALSTEKQKITMTTGAATTELTGAQCSPYGFHWAYDTHALAVGTGGALVQEGGDSWFFLTADYAFGYSLEEQTSAFVTEKGGTIAGSVRHPLASTDFSSFLLQAQASGAKVIGLANAGADTQNAIKQAAEFGITQGGQKLAALLFTLADVHGLGAEAAQGLNLTESFYWKRNAESEEFGRRFMERTGSMPNMIHAGTYSTVMSYLKAIEAAGTDETEAVAAKLHELPVNDVFAQDGKVGANGRLIKDVYLMEVKAPADITEEWDYYNVLATIPGSEAYLDPAESGCPLVTQ
- a CDS encoding CarD family transcriptional regulator codes for the protein MSKTKKNEFRPDDFVVYPAHGVGRIVSIDEQEVAGLRLEMFVISFEKDKMTLRVPTARASEIGMRSLSTPDLIDRALETLKGKARVKRAMWSRRAQEYDQKINSGDLMSIAEVVRDLHRNDDQREQSYSERQLYEAALDRLTREVAAVNGLDEGTAQKRVEEVLLSRAA
- a CDS encoding LysR family transcriptional regulator, which codes for MTLSWDDLQFFLAVAREGQLSRAARLLGTSHVTVSRRIDRLEQALNTRLFERNPRGYEPTPAGRRLVETAERMEEAADQIPVDQGAASRQAGPLRLAVPEGFASLFSQHLWPDFIAQFPLISLELITMPQILSLSRREADMSVTLDPISSGPYRSERMANYTLHLYATAAYLATNPPIASREDLRRHRIIGYIEEMIFAPGLDYLNEVLPGIRASIKSSSVFNQLAASRNHLGIAVLPHYIASKYPELRIVLPDEITLNRSYWLTCHRDVRTMRRERAVIAFLTDSLRARGSELVRPA
- a CDS encoding APC family permease, giving the protein MQDALQAGAAAAPHQPELHRVMGPKLLLLFIVGDILGTGVYALTGTVAAEVGGAAWAPFLIAFLVATITALSYLELVTRFPQAAGAALYAHRAFGVHFLTFLVAFTVMCSGITSASTASNAFAGFLNDGFGLGFQKGGAGILLIALGFMALVAAINLRGVGESVKANVILTCVELTGLLMIIFVGFYAMAQGRADFSEVMVFQSSEEKGAFLSLTAATALAFFAMVGFEDSVNMAEEVKDPVRIFPRIMLTGLAITGVIYVLVSICAVALVPVGDLSNPELGSALTQVVRAGAPNLPFDTIFPFIGMFAVANSALINMMMASRLIYGLARQGVLPHGLGLVHRQRRTPWVAILFTTALAFGLIWFVVTRSDLPAVSLLGGTTSLLLLCVFTVVNISLIVLRRQPSGRDHFRAPWITPWIGAVTCAFLVGPWARSAAQMDQYRIAGWLLGLGVVLWAATWLWNKARRKPHPGSLGDIEQMREHHGDSPRN